A single genomic interval of Agarivorans aestuarii harbors:
- the yfaE gene encoding class I ribonucleotide reductase maintenance protein YfaE has product MSQKEGRVIAGGIEVVVDSHHKSILEAYEQAGFTPEYHCREGVCGACRTTLVKGEVEYSHTPLANIPKGQILSCCSKPKGTVELAEQPPFKRQIA; this is encoded by the coding sequence ATGTCTCAAAAAGAAGGCCGCGTTATTGCAGGCGGAATAGAAGTGGTGGTTGATAGCCACCACAAAAGCATCTTAGAAGCGTATGAGCAAGCTGGCTTTACGCCGGAGTATCATTGCCGAGAAGGTGTGTGCGGCGCCTGCAGAACCACCCTAGTAAAAGGCGAAGTGGAATATAGCCACACGCCTTTAGCTAACATTCCTAAAGGGCAAATCCTAAGCTGTTGTAGTAAACCCAAAGGCACTGTTGAACTGGCAGAGCAACCACCTTTCAAACGGCAAATTGCCTAG
- a CDS encoding LysR substrate-binding domain-containing protein, with the protein MLELKHLKTLQALRETGSLVVAAQRLCLTQSALSHQLKELESRIGAKLFVRKTKPLRFTMAGLRVLELADNVLEQVQHTERELARLVGGQAGRLHLAIECHSCFNWLMPAIDNYRGLWPDVELDFSSGFSFEPLPELAQGQLDLVITSDPQPSEGIVFSPLFSYQPTLALSPSHPLVDKPVIEAEDFANQVLISYPVDTHRLDLFNLFLDPAGVEPLAVRKVDMTIMMMQLVASGRGVAVLPNWALTEYVNKGYIVTRELGDGKLWQNLYAARHESHQDSAYIEAFLDIAREHCFSHLDGIKAIGDK; encoded by the coding sequence ATGTTAGAACTCAAACACTTAAAAACCTTGCAAGCCTTAAGAGAAACCGGCTCTTTGGTGGTAGCTGCGCAGCGTTTATGCTTAACCCAATCGGCACTTTCGCATCAGCTCAAAGAGTTAGAGTCGCGCATTGGGGCGAAGCTGTTTGTGCGTAAAACCAAGCCTTTGCGTTTTACTATGGCAGGCTTACGGGTGTTAGAGTTAGCAGATAATGTGCTAGAACAAGTTCAACATACTGAGCGTGAACTGGCCCGTTTAGTTGGTGGTCAAGCGGGGCGTTTGCACTTAGCCATTGAGTGTCATAGTTGCTTTAACTGGTTGATGCCTGCTATCGATAATTACCGAGGTTTGTGGCCAGATGTTGAGTTAGATTTTAGCAGCGGCTTTAGTTTTGAACCCTTACCAGAACTTGCCCAAGGGCAACTGGATTTGGTTATTACTTCAGACCCTCAGCCCAGTGAAGGCATTGTATTTTCGCCACTGTTCTCTTATCAGCCGACCCTTGCTTTAAGCCCTAGTCATCCTTTGGTAGACAAGCCGGTAATAGAAGCAGAAGATTTTGCCAATCAAGTGCTCATTTCTTACCCAGTAGATACTCATCGTTTAGATCTGTTTAATCTGTTTTTAGACCCTGCTGGCGTTGAACCCTTAGCGGTACGTAAAGTGGATATGACGATTATGATGATGCAGCTGGTAGCCAGTGGCCGCGGGGTAGCAGTATTGCCAAATTGGGCATTAACTGAATATGTTAATAAAGGCTACATTGTGACGCGTGAGCTAGGAGATGGGAAACTGTGGCAAAACTTATATGCGGCGCGCCATGAAAGCCATCAAGACAGCGCCTATATCGAAGCGTTTTTAGATATTGCCCGGGAGCATTGTTTTAGTCATCTCGATGGTATTAAAGCTATCGGTGATAAATAA
- the nrdB gene encoding class Ia ribonucleoside-diphosphate reductase subunit beta: protein MSYSIFTQNANDATKEPMFFGQPVNVARYDQQRHEIFEKLIEKQLSFFWRPEEVDVSRDRIDYNKLPAHEQHIFISNLKYQTLLDSIQGRSPNVALLPLVSLPELETWIETWAFSETIHSRSYTHIIRNVMGNPGEVFDDIMKNEEIIKRANDIAGYYDELIQATSIYHLHGEGEHEVDGVVHNITVRELKKKLYLCIMSVNVLEAIRFYVSFACSFAFAERELMEGNAKIIKLIARDEALHLTGTQHMINLMREGKDDPEMAEIAAECEVDAWRMFTDAAEQEKEWAKYLFKDGSMIGLNEDILCQYVEYITNTRMQAVGLLPCFEDRSNPIPWINSWLVSDNVQVAPQEAEISSYLVGQIDSSIDIDDFEDFEL, encoded by the coding sequence ATGAGCTACTCAATTTTTACTCAAAATGCCAACGACGCTACCAAAGAGCCAATGTTCTTTGGTCAGCCTGTAAACGTGGCCCGTTATGACCAACAACGCCATGAGATTTTTGAGAAATTAATCGAAAAACAATTGTCTTTCTTCTGGCGTCCAGAAGAAGTAGACGTAAGCCGTGACCGTATTGATTACAACAAACTGCCGGCTCACGAGCAGCATATTTTTATTAGTAACCTTAAGTACCAAACTCTGCTGGATAGTATTCAAGGGCGCTCGCCTAACGTGGCTTTGTTGCCACTAGTAAGTTTGCCAGAGCTAGAAACTTGGATTGAAACTTGGGCCTTTAGTGAAACTATTCACTCTCGCTCATACACCCACATTATCCGCAATGTAATGGGCAATCCTGGTGAAGTATTTGATGACATCATGAAAAATGAAGAGATCATCAAACGCGCCAACGACATTGCTGGCTACTACGACGAACTTATTCAAGCCACCTCTATTTACCACCTACATGGCGAAGGTGAGCACGAGGTTGATGGTGTGGTTCATAACATCACAGTGCGAGAACTTAAGAAAAAGCTCTACCTCTGTATAATGTCAGTAAACGTACTTGAAGCGATTCGCTTTTATGTAAGCTTTGCCTGTTCATTCGCCTTTGCTGAGCGCGAGTTAATGGAAGGTAATGCCAAAATCATTAAGCTAATTGCCCGTGACGAAGCACTGCATTTAACCGGTACTCAGCACATGATTAACCTAATGCGCGAAGGCAAAGACGATCCAGAAATGGCCGAAATTGCTGCCGAGTGTGAAGTAGATGCATGGCGCATGTTTACTGATGCTGCAGAGCAAGAAAAAGAATGGGCAAAATATCTATTCAAAGATGGTTCAATGATTGGTTTAAATGAAGACATTCTTTGCCAATACGTTGAATACATTACCAATACCCGCATGCAGGCTGTAGGTTTGTTACCTTGCTTTGAAGATCGAAGCAATCCTATCCCTTGGATTAACTCTTGGTTGGTATCAGACAACGTACAAGTGGCACCACAAGAAGCAGAGATTAGCTCTTACTTAGTAGGGCAAATTGACTCTAGTATTGATATCGACGACTTCGAGGACTTTGAGCTGTAA
- a CDS encoding DUF3802 family protein has translation MVTDSEGYIQLIGFLTDNLALFEHTQAQQNPLTICDYVSEQLSESVMLVCRQHEHLDSEHRFTVIREIDAIVNDLEQVLSGVWMSSPTQQQQQFIDEFVGLIKNMFDNQLIAVDPI, from the coding sequence ATGGTAACTGATAGTGAAGGTTACATTCAGTTAATTGGATTTTTAACAGATAACTTAGCGCTGTTTGAGCATACTCAAGCTCAGCAAAATCCCTTAACTATTTGCGACTATGTCTCTGAGCAACTATCAGAAAGCGTGATGTTGGTTTGTCGTCAACATGAGCATTTAGACAGTGAACATCGCTTTACCGTGATTCGCGAGATAGATGCAATAGTTAACGACTTAGAACAAGTTCTCTCTGGGGTGTGGATGTCTAGCCCTACCCAGCAGCAACAGCAATTCATTGATGAGTTTGTTGGCTTAATCAAAAACATGTTTGATAACCAACTAATCGCTGTAGACCCTATTTAG